In Solanum lycopersicum chromosome 5, SLM_r2.1, the following are encoded in one genomic region:
- the LOC101254694 gene encoding UPF0481 protein At3g47200-like isoform X1 — translation MLQSWYNRGATEAKRHCELSYCTSKAYKEKTKKLRTSCVIKCLNLSEMENEWVIKVNDELMHVEDLTTVEAEHWKKRSIYRVPVGVADVSKKAYKPQVVSFGPYHHGTDHLKTMEVHKHRALLHFLKRSGKSLTCYIDSLQQVAQDLKDAYALLDPVWQNDTNAFLRLMILDGCFMLEVLRTAAADSLLIDQSQHPQQYDYAPNDPIFSNHGKLHLMPYLKRDMLMLENQLPMLLLERLLAIENQEEKIEGLLDGIQQEDEQCINKLILDFCNPHSRAKGLGKCLHVLDVYRKSILWEDPTLGKTRPRKAPKVSNQSSGDEIIRSAMELHEAGIVFRMSKTRSLKDISFHGGILKLPLIVVDDATESMFLNLIAFERLHVGAGNEVTSYIFFMDNIIDNAKDVSLLHSNGIIQNAIGSDQAVAKLFNSLSKDITLDPDSSLDLVHKLVSDYCKLRWNEWRANLIHTYFRSPWAILSVIAAIFLFALTIVQTIYSIYPYYYPPRS, via the exons atgttgcAATCCTGGTATAATAGAGGTGCAACTGAAGCTAAGAGACATTGTGAATTATCCTATTGTACAAGCAAAGCATATAAAGAGAAGACAAAGAAGTTGAGAACCAGCTGCGTAATCAAG TGCTTGAATCTATCTGAAATGGAAAATGAGTGGGTGATCAAGGTAAACGATGAGCTGATGCACGTGGAGGATCTGACAACGGTGGAGGCAGAGCACTGGAAGAAGCGGTCCATATATAGAGTACCTGTTGGTGTTGCAGATGTGAGCAAGAAAGCTTACAAACCTCAGGTAGTTTCTTTTGGTCCTTACCATCATGGCACAGATCATCTCAAGACTATGGAAGTTCATAAGCACCGAGCTCTTCTTCATTTCCTCAAGCGATCTGGAAAATCATTAACATGTTATATTGACTCCTTACAACAAGTGGCTCAAGATTTGAAAGATGCATATGCCTTGCTGGATCCTGTATGGCAAAATGATACCAATGCTTTCTTGCGGTTGATGATTCTTGATGGCTGTTTCATGCTGGAGGTCTTGAGAACAGCTGCTGCTGATAGTCTACTTATAGATCAATCTCAGCATCCTCAACAGTACGACTATGCTCCTAATGATCCGATTTTCAGCAATCATGGAAAGCTCCATCTCATGCCTTATCTCAAACGCGATATGTTGATGCTTGAAAATCAGTTGCCTATGCTCCTTTTGGAAAGATTACTTGCCATTGAAAATCAAGAGGAAAAG ATTGAAGGGTTACTCGATGGCATTCAGCAGGAAGATGAGCAATGCATTAATAAGCTCATACTGGACTTCTGCAATCCTCATAGCCGCGCTAAAGGACTTGGGAAATGTTTACATGTATTGGATGTGTACAGAAAGAGCATACTTTGGGAAGATCCTACGTTGGGCAAGACTCGTCCAAGGAAAGCACCCAAAGTTAGCAACCAGAGTAGTGGCGATGAGATAATCCGTTCTGCTATGGAGCTTCATGAAGCAGGCATTGTGTTCAGGATGAGTAAAACTAGAAGCCTCAAGGACATATCCTTCCATGGTGGTATACTTAAGCTTCCTCTGATCGTGGTGGACGATGCAACAGAGTCAATGTTCTTGAACCTAATAGCTTTCGAGAGATTGCATGTAGGTGCAGGAAATGAAGTAACCTCATACATCTTCTTCATGGATAATATTATTGACAATGCCAAAGATGTTAGCTTGTTACACTCTAATGGCATCATCCAGAATGCAATTGGCAGCGATCAAGCTGTGGCTAAGCTATTCAATTCACTATCGAAGGACATTACGTTGGATCCAGATAGCAGCCTTGATCTAGTACACAAACTGGTAAGTGACTATTGCAAACTGCGATGGAATGAATGGAGAGCCAATCTTATTCACACCTACTTCAGAAGTCCCTGGGCCATTTTGTCTGTCATTGCTGCTATCTTTCTTTTCGCCCTCACCATTGTTCAGACGATATACAGCATCTATCCTTACTATTATCCACCACGTTCCTAA
- the LOC101254694 gene encoding UPF0481 protein At3g47200-like isoform X2, with product MENEWVIKVNDELMHVEDLTTVEAEHWKKRSIYRVPVGVADVSKKAYKPQVVSFGPYHHGTDHLKTMEVHKHRALLHFLKRSGKSLTCYIDSLQQVAQDLKDAYALLDPVWQNDTNAFLRLMILDGCFMLEVLRTAAADSLLIDQSQHPQQYDYAPNDPIFSNHGKLHLMPYLKRDMLMLENQLPMLLLERLLAIENQEEKIEGLLDGIQQEDEQCINKLILDFCNPHSRAKGLGKCLHVLDVYRKSILWEDPTLGKTRPRKAPKVSNQSSGDEIIRSAMELHEAGIVFRMSKTRSLKDISFHGGILKLPLIVVDDATESMFLNLIAFERLHVGAGNEVTSYIFFMDNIIDNAKDVSLLHSNGIIQNAIGSDQAVAKLFNSLSKDITLDPDSSLDLVHKLVSDYCKLRWNEWRANLIHTYFRSPWAILSVIAAIFLFALTIVQTIYSIYPYYYPPRS from the exons ATGGAAAATGAGTGGGTGATCAAGGTAAACGATGAGCTGATGCACGTGGAGGATCTGACAACGGTGGAGGCAGAGCACTGGAAGAAGCGGTCCATATATAGAGTACCTGTTGGTGTTGCAGATGTGAGCAAGAAAGCTTACAAACCTCAGGTAGTTTCTTTTGGTCCTTACCATCATGGCACAGATCATCTCAAGACTATGGAAGTTCATAAGCACCGAGCTCTTCTTCATTTCCTCAAGCGATCTGGAAAATCATTAACATGTTATATTGACTCCTTACAACAAGTGGCTCAAGATTTGAAAGATGCATATGCCTTGCTGGATCCTGTATGGCAAAATGATACCAATGCTTTCTTGCGGTTGATGATTCTTGATGGCTGTTTCATGCTGGAGGTCTTGAGAACAGCTGCTGCTGATAGTCTACTTATAGATCAATCTCAGCATCCTCAACAGTACGACTATGCTCCTAATGATCCGATTTTCAGCAATCATGGAAAGCTCCATCTCATGCCTTATCTCAAACGCGATATGTTGATGCTTGAAAATCAGTTGCCTATGCTCCTTTTGGAAAGATTACTTGCCATTGAAAATCAAGAGGAAAAG ATTGAAGGGTTACTCGATGGCATTCAGCAGGAAGATGAGCAATGCATTAATAAGCTCATACTGGACTTCTGCAATCCTCATAGCCGCGCTAAAGGACTTGGGAAATGTTTACATGTATTGGATGTGTACAGAAAGAGCATACTTTGGGAAGATCCTACGTTGGGCAAGACTCGTCCAAGGAAAGCACCCAAAGTTAGCAACCAGAGTAGTGGCGATGAGATAATCCGTTCTGCTATGGAGCTTCATGAAGCAGGCATTGTGTTCAGGATGAGTAAAACTAGAAGCCTCAAGGACATATCCTTCCATGGTGGTATACTTAAGCTTCCTCTGATCGTGGTGGACGATGCAACAGAGTCAATGTTCTTGAACCTAATAGCTTTCGAGAGATTGCATGTAGGTGCAGGAAATGAAGTAACCTCATACATCTTCTTCATGGATAATATTATTGACAATGCCAAAGATGTTAGCTTGTTACACTCTAATGGCATCATCCAGAATGCAATTGGCAGCGATCAAGCTGTGGCTAAGCTATTCAATTCACTATCGAAGGACATTACGTTGGATCCAGATAGCAGCCTTGATCTAGTACACAAACTGGTAAGTGACTATTGCAAACTGCGATGGAATGAATGGAGAGCCAATCTTATTCACACCTACTTCAGAAGTCCCTGGGCCATTTTGTCTGTCATTGCTGCTATCTTTCTTTTCGCCCTCACCATTGTTCAGACGATATACAGCATCTATCCTTACTATTATCCACCACGTTCCTAA